The sequence ctaacaaacatgatactgagtttcaatctctcagtctctgtctcagtacctcaaaacaaacgctaccttaagtAATAAGTTTTAAACGTGTgtgataataaataaattaattagtgTTAATTGTTttgtaataaataattttattgtagtaataatttttatttacgtAATTGATTAATTTTAATGCATCTAAAAATAATTAGATTTAGCAATAAGATTTATTGATAACCATAGATTGTAAAAAATATAGATTTAGGCATTTAGCAATAAGATTTATTGATAACCATTAGATTGTAAAAAATAATTAGATTTAGCAATAAGATTTATTAATAATATAGTTGTTAATATGATTATATTTTACTGGTTATGTGATCTATGAAAATGTGACTATGATAAATTTAGGTTGTTAATTAAACAAGGTTATATTTGTTTAATGTGGAATCGTGACTATGTTTTGTAGGGTTCACGGACGTTGCAATGTGACCACTACATACCGCCAGATCGGTACAATCAGATTGTAGAGGGACATTTACGGGAGACAGGCTTTTATCACGTTTCTCATATTGGAATTGTCCAATGTCAGTCGGCATTGGTTAATGCTCTGATCGAAAGATGGCGCCCTGAAACTCACACATTCCATTTACCGGTTGGTGAGTGTGCGGTGACGTTGGAGGACGTGGCGATTATTCTTGGTCTTCCGTCGAATGGTTTGCCAGTTACAGGACCGACACTCAGCAGTTATGAGGCATTAAAGGCTGAATGCCTGGATCAGTTTAGTGTTGCACCTAGGAAGAGTGAGTGTAGAGGAAGTTTCATCAAGTTGACCTGGTTTCGAGCACTGAAGGATCGTATAGTGTTGGCTGACAATATTCAGATTCAGAGGTACGTGAAGTGCCACAAAATGTTATTATTTGGTACCGTTATATTTGGAGATAAGTCTGGGGCAGGGGTGCACTGGAAGTTTCTGCCATTACTCCGCAACTTTTCTGGGATTATACAGTTTAGTTGGGGATCGGCATGCCTGGCACACCTTTATAGAGCGTTGTGTAGGGCAACTCGAGTCGACTGTAAAGAGATTGATGGTCCACTAACACTTTTGCTTACTTGGGCTTGGATCTGGCTACCATTTCTTGCGCCGATTTCTGACAATCTTCGACTCTTTCCGATTGCAAACTGGTAAATTTAAATACTACATGCTTTTAAATAGTGGTGCACGCTGTATTTTAAACTTCGTTGATAAATGTTATTTAATGAATTGTTTGCTGTCAGGTGGCATAATTGGGAGCGTGCCGAACGTCCCTACAGATATCGTACTCTTGAACAGTTTAGGAGAGCGTTAAATGATCTGCAAGAAGGACATGTTAGTTGTAAGAAATAAATATTTGTTTTCCTTTAGTCGTGTTATTATTCGGTGCGTAATACTCCTTTACTTGCATAATCAACAATGCATCATGCAAAAGTTAATAAGTTTATCAATTAGGCCATGAAATAGTATATAATAAACTAATAATCACAGAACCGGTTCCGATGATTTTCTAGTCGAACCGGCCGGTCAGGTTCAACGGTTTTCTAGACGAACCGGACCGGTCCAGTTCAATAGTTGCCTTTCCGAACCGTTCGGTCCAGTTCAATGGTTTTTTGGTCAAATCggtcggtccggtccggttttaaCCACAACAATGGAAGACATAGTTATCAGAATCAAATCGGTTCATTCTGGATTTGACCTGTTCGGGCCGATTCTTTGCCAAGTGTGGTCTCATCATCGGCCCAGACCGACCTACGGTCCGGTTCGATGGTTTTCTAGTCGAACCGCCAGTCAGGTTCAACGATTTTCTAGACGAATCGGACCGGTCCAGTTCAATAGTTATCTGTCCGAACCGGGCAAACCAGTTCAATGGTTTTTGGGTCGAACCGGTCGGTCCGGTCCGGTCGGGTC is a genomic window of Arachis ipaensis cultivar K30076 chromosome B06, Araip1.1, whole genome shotgun sequence containing:
- the LOC107646326 gene encoding serine/threonine-protein phosphatase 7 long form homolog, which produces MGVLSASPKCDGQESLNQTGSRTLQCDHYIPPDRYNQIVEGHLRETGFYHVSHIGIVQCQSALVNALIERWRPETHTFHLPVGECAVTLEDVAIILGLPSNGLPVTGPTLSSYEALKAECLDQFSVAPRKSECRGSFIKLTWFRALKDRIVLADNIQIQRYVKCHKMLLFGTVIFGDKSGAGVHWKFLPLLRNFSGIIQFSWGSACLAHLYRALCRATRVDCKEIDGPLTLLLTWAWIWLPFLAPISDNLRLFPIANWWHNWERAERPYRYRTLEQFRRALNDLQEGHVSCKK